From the genome of Tenrec ecaudatus isolate mTenEca1 chromosome 1, mTenEca1.hap1, whole genome shotgun sequence:
AAGCAGCAGCTGGTGCCCATGGCTCGGTGGGTCAGCTGCTAGGCGCCAAGCCGCACAAGAGGGTCCTTGGCGGGGTAAGGGGGAGGGTGGATACTCACCCGGAGGCTTACACATTCGGATCTGGGAGGCCGGGGGCCCAGCCGGCAGCTTCTCACAGGAGGTAGACTTGGGGGTCAGCTCGGGGCCTGGGGTAGCGGTGGCATTGGCGGGTGTGCACTGTGCGTGGCAGCGCAGCTGGGTGAGTGAGGGGGGCATGCCCTGGTAGTGCCGCGTAGCACTCAGGAGGTCGTTGAGGATCTGCAGGATGGTGCCAATGTCCCGCCGGGGTCGCCCGCTGCTGTCCTGACAGTTGGGGTGTAGCGtgcctgtgggggtggggtgggcatgggGTGAATACACACACGTGGCCCAGCCGATTAGCATGTGCAATGCACAGAAGTGTGGCGAGATCTGTAGGTTTAAGTGTGTCACCTCTCGGGGAGAAGTGCTCCAAGTGTAGGGGCCCCTGGGGTTCACCATGGGTACAGTCATGCATCACCTACCAGAGAAGGTCCCTGAGAAGACCCCTGGTGCGTGGTTCACAAAGCTCTCGATGACAGCGCCAGGTTTGCGGGGGCGGGAAGCTGGGCTGCCCCCTGGGGTGGATGTGGTGCTGGCACCACTGCTTGTTGGAGTGGAACAGTCCGTCTGCTGGCGGAGAGAAGGATTGTGagcaggggtgggatggggtggagcGATGACCTGGGACTGGAGAGGGCCACCACCTGCCCACCTGAAGCAAATGGCCAACCTCCCAGGAGTCCAAGAGCAGCACAGCCCTTTGGCTCCAGACCAGCCCCGAGCTAGACTGACCTTGGGACAGGTAGCTGAGGCTGGGTGCGATCTGAAGGACCCAGCTGTGAGCGGTGAGGGAGATGCAGGGGCTGGGCTGTTGGGCACTGGGGGAACACGGGTGACACCGGACACGGGCCGGCAAGGCGAGGACACAGGGGTGCTTGTGTTGGAGTCTCCGCGGGCAGCGGCGGCTGCAGTGGCCAGCACGTGCCGGTGTTGCAGAGGGGCATGCTGGGCAGCGAGCTGCAGCTGGACGAACATCATGTGGTCACCCACTCGAAGCGCCAGGGTCAGTGGCGAACGGCCAGACAGGAAGTCGCTGACCTACAGAGGGAGTGTGGCCTGTCAGCTGCAGGGCCCCACCCGTGGCGCCCCCGCCCGGCCCAGCCCGGTCCCCCCGCGCTGTGTGACCTGGGGCCTCTCGCCGCCCCTCTCTGGGCTCTGGGGTCCCTGTCGCTGCCACGGACGCTTAAATAAAAGGAATCGATATTTCCGGAAGCCGCCTCCGCCAGCCCGGCCCAGCTCAGGTGCCGCATGGGGCTGTGGGGGGACAGAGGCGGGTCAGATGGGGGCCTGGCCCTCCCTGGCCAGCCTGGTTCTTAAAGGGAACTTGAGGCCAGAGGGGGCGGGCCCAGCTGCAGAGCCTGCTCTCTAGTAACCCATAGCCCACACCACAGCCCCGCCCTCTTGGTGCCCGTGAACATGGGGAGGGGAGGCCTGCCTCAACCCCCTCCCAGCTAAGCCACCCAGCAGGCCAATGAGTGGGTGGAATTCCTGTACAAATTCTTCCATCCTAACCTTTGCTTTCTCAAGATAaatatttatctgtcctgggcggGGCTAGGGCTGAGGCTGAGGCATGGTGCCGGCCCCAGGGAAAGGGAGCCCTACTGGTTCCCTGGGGTCtgagtcccccacccccagcccttttacctggggccccacagccagcaCCCCATAAAAAGGAATACCAAAGTAGCCTCTCCCAAGGCCGaaagtgggggttggggtgggtggaGTGGCATTTCTGCCCCCTTGACCTGGTTTTAGGGCTCCCCTCCTCTGAGCCTGGCCAGTGCCTTGCCCTCTCCCCAGGGGCCAggatgggggggggtggaggtttCTGAGAAGTGACACAGGCCGGAGTGACTCAGcggctgcctccctctctccacc
Proteins encoded in this window:
- the MIDN gene encoding midnolin isoform X3; amino-acid sequence: MEPQPGGARSCRRGAPGGACELSPAVEASAMSLAIHSTTGTRYELSVPPDETVDGLRKRLSQRLKVPKERLALLHKDTRLSSGKLQELGVGDGSKLTLVPTVEAGLMSQAARPEQSVMQALESLTETQVSDFLSGRSPLTLALRVGDHMMFVQLQLAAQHAPLQHRHVLATAAAAARGDSNTSTPVSSPCRPVSGVTRVPPVPNSPAPASPSPLTAGSFRSHPASATCPKQTDCSTPTSSGASTTSTPGGSPASRPRKPGAVIESFVNHAPGVFSGTFSGTLHPNCQDSSGRPRRDIGTILQILNDLLSATRHYQGMPPSLTQLRCHAQCTPANATATPGPELTPKSTSCEKLPAGPPASQIRMCKPPGDRLRQTENRATRCKVERLQLLLQQKRLRRKARRDARGPYHWPPSRKAGRSDSPSGGGGSPGESTGLGLDFEDSVWKPEVNPDIKSEFVVA
- the MIDN gene encoding midnolin isoform X4, translating into MEPQPGGARSCRRGAPGGACELSPAVEASAMSLAIHSTTGTRYELSVPPDETVDGLRKRLSQRLKVPKERLALLHKDTRLSSGKLQELGVGDGSKLTLVPTVEAGLMSQAARPEQSVMQALESLTETQVSDFLSGRSPLTLALRVGDHMMFVQLQLAAQHAPLQHRHVLATAAAAARGDSNTSTPVSSPCRPVSGVTRVPPVPNSPAPASPSPLTAGSFRSHPASATCPKTDCSTPTSSGASTTSTPGGSPASRPRKPGAVIESFVNHAPGVFSGTFSGTLHPNCQDSSGRPRRDIGTILQILNDLLSATRHYQGMPPSLTQLRCHAQCTPANATATPGPELTPKSTSCEKLPAGPPASQIRMCKPPGDRLRQTENRATRCKVERLQLLLQQKRLRRKARRDARGPYHWPPSRKAGRSDSPSGGGGSPGESTGLGLDFEDSVWKPEVNPDIKSEFVVA
- the MIDN gene encoding midnolin isoform X2, whose protein sequence is MEPQPGGARSCRRGAPGGACELSPAVEASAMSLAIHSTTGTRYELSVPPDETVDGLRKRLSQRLKVPKERLALLHKDTRLSSGKLQELGVGDGSKLTLVPTVEAGLMSQAARPEQSVMQALESLTETQPHAAPELGRAGGGGFRKYRFLLFKRPWQRQGPQSPERGGERPQVSDFLSGRSPLTLALRVGDHMMFVQLQLAAQHAPLQHRHVLATAAAAARGDSNTSTPVSSPCRPVSGVTRVPPVPNSPAPASPSPLTAGSFRSHPASATCPKTDCSTPTSSGASTTSTPGGSPASRPRKPGAVIESFVNHAPGVFSGTFSGTLHPNCQDSSGRPRRDIGTILQILNDLLSATRHYQGMPPSLTQLRCHAQCTPANATATPGPELTPKSTSCEKLPAGPPASQIRMCKPPGDRLRQTENRATRCKVERLQLLLQQKRLRRKARRDARGPYHWPPSRKAGRSDSPSGGGGSPGESTGLGLDFEDSVWKPEVNPDIKSEFVVA
- the MIDN gene encoding midnolin isoform X1 yields the protein MEPQPGGARSCRRGAPGGACELSPAVEASAMSLAIHSTTGTRYELSVPPDETVDGLRKRLSQRLKVPKERLALLHKDTRLSSGKLQELGVGDGSKLTLVPTVEAGLMSQAARPEQSVMQALESLTETQPHAAPELGRAGGGGFRKYRFLLFKRPWQRQGPQSPERGGERPQVSDFLSGRSPLTLALRVGDHMMFVQLQLAAQHAPLQHRHVLATAAAAARGDSNTSTPVSSPCRPVSGVTRVPPVPNSPAPASPSPLTAGSFRSHPASATCPKQTDCSTPTSSGASTTSTPGGSPASRPRKPGAVIESFVNHAPGVFSGTFSGTLHPNCQDSSGRPRRDIGTILQILNDLLSATRHYQGMPPSLTQLRCHAQCTPANATATPGPELTPKSTSCEKLPAGPPASQIRMCKPPGDRLRQTENRATRCKVERLQLLLQQKRLRRKARRDARGPYHWPPSRKAGRSDSPSGGGGSPGESTGLGLDFEDSVWKPEVNPDIKSEFVVA